The Watersipora subatra chromosome 1, tzWatSuba1.1, whole genome shotgun sequence genome has a window encoding:
- the LOC137385443 gene encoding tetraspanin-9-like: MPDVTKKCFRCSKVLLYIINILFWMLGAALLGLGIWLHFTNDALLSVAPGFRLFMPAALFILPGCLSIIVGFFGCCGAVMENKCMVISYCVLSILVLIMEFSVAIVTLSGDLHVTVHREIEDRLNLSISERYPTGATDKSYEREMMRGWDILQQEFKCCGVVGYTDWYKSHGWPMQDKVPDSCCQQQYVGCGEETDIHNIYTQGCSRSTQEFILKHLTTVAVITLIFAGLQMATIVGAVIFTYYHRKHKELQ, translated from the exons ATGCCTGATGTGACAAAGAAATGCTTTCGGTGCTCTAAGGTGCTACTCTACATCATAAACATATTATTCTGG ATGCTGGGTGCAGCCTTACTTGGACTAGGCATATGGCTGCATTTCACTAATGATGCACTCCTCTCCGTGGCTCCTGGCTTCCGTCTATTCATGCCAGCAGCTCTATTCATTCTTCCGGGTTGCCTTTCAATCATAGTCGGTTTCTTTGGCTGCTGTGGAGCTGTAATGGAGAATAAGTGCATGGTCATATCG TATTGCGTACTGTCAATCCTTGTTCTCATCATGGAGTTCTCTGTAGCTATCGTTACCTTATCCGGGGATCTGCAC GTGACTGTCCACAGAGAGATTGAAGATCGTCTGAATTTATCTATAAGTGAGCGATATCCCACAGGAGCCACTGATAAATCATATGAAAGAGAAATGATGCGAGGATGGGATATCCTGCAACAGGAA TTCAAGTGCTGCGGTGTTGTCGGCTACACTGATTGGTACAAATCACATGGTTGGCCAATGCAAGATAAAGTGCCAGATTCATGCTGCCAGCAGCAGTATGTCGGATGTGGCGAGGAGACAGACATACACAACATCTACACACAG GGCTGCAGCAGGTCAACTCAGGAATTTATACTGAAACATTTGACAACAGTAGCAGTTATCACACTCATCTTTGCTGGACTCCAG ATGGCGACGATAGTTGGAGCTGTGATCTTCACATACTATCACAGGAAACACAAAGAGCTACAGTGA
- the LOC137385442 gene encoding RNA polymerase-associated protein CTR9 homolog gives MTSSGTIEIPLRDTDEVIELDLETLPDGEEVLTILKQEGCPLNVWVTLAIEYYKQGNEDDFEKILESSRQDANYSYADYEKDQMKALDTLAAYYVQKAHAEKNKDRKRELFTRATLLYTTADKIIMYDQNHLLGRAYFCLLEGDKMEQADAQFNFVLGQSPSNIPSLLGKACIAFNKKDYRGALAYYKKALRTNPNCPASVRLGMGHCFLKLNKPEKARHAFDRALDLDPQCVGALVGCSIMELNNKTQDSIKNGVQLLSKAYTIDSANPMVLNHLANHFFYKKDYQKVQHLALHAFHNTENESMRAESCYQLARAFHVQNDYDQAFQYYYQSTQFASANFVLPYYGLGQMYIHRNDTSNASQCFEKVLKAQPTNYETMKILGSLYATLPEPEKRDLAKQHLRKVTDQYPDDVEAWIELAQILESNDVQGALTAYGKATSILREKVEADVPPEILNNVAALHFRLGNLSDAQKYYEASLERSKRESEHDEHYYSAISVTTTYNLARLYEARNEDNRAEKLYKNILKEHPNYVDCYLRLGCMARDRGQIYEASDWFKEALQINQDHPDAWSLIGNLHLAKQEWGPGQKKFERILSRPTTKDDPYSLIALGNVWLQTLHAGIKDKDKEKRHQDRALSMYKQVLRNDNRNIWAANGIGCILAHKSLLNEGRDVFAQVREATADFSDVWLNIAHIYVEQKQYIAAVTMYENCLKKFYKYDNTDVLLYLARAYFKSDRLKEAKQTLQKARHVLPGDTILLYNLSVVLQQMATCVLTDEKSNLTAVLGAVDDLKLSHRYFTHLSQHADRSRFDPAQAAAEARQCFDLLSQAQYHVARARKIDEEERALRKKQEGEREAIKRKQQEQETEKLRVLEAQKEKQLEERARFIEKTKNLLVFSNQPDEGPSRKGKKSKKDDFVNDSSGPENEPKRKKGDDSSQRKKRKTKRKAKTDPDNKDTDDEESTSNQKRRKLKKKAPKDIGEGLSAKQRRKVVSKATISDSDSSAIDGEKGTGQNTVSNDSSEEVVGRRKRVVSSGSESSESDGASKASGKDSGSESGKGSTSASAKGSANESDSGSDSEGSKKAGSGSEGSKKAGSDSEGSKKASSGSDSGPGAQSASDQSAASDSD, from the exons ATGACATCGAGCGGTACGATTGAGATTCCATTAAGAGACACAGATGAG GTGATCGAATTAGATCTCGAAACGCTTCCAGATGGAGAGGAAGTTTTGACGATTTTGAAGCAGGAGGGCTGCCCTTTGAATGTTTGGGTTACACTGGCG ATCGAATACTACAAACAAGGAAATGAAGATGattttgaaaagattttagAATCCTCCAGACAAGATGCCAATTATAGCTATGCTGACTATGAAAAAGATCAGATGAAGGCCTTGGACACGCTCGCTGCATATTATGTACAAAAAGCGCATGCTGAAAAAAACAAAGACCGTAAGAGAGAGCTGTTTACTCGGGCCACTCTTCTCTATACAACCGCCGACAAGATCATCATGTATGATCAG AATCATTTGCTGGGTAGAGCCTACTTCTGTTTACTGGAAGGAGACAAAATGGAGCAAGCAGATGCCCAGTTCAATTTCGTGCTTGGCCAATCTCCTAGCAACATTCCATCCCTGCTTGGGAAGGCATGCATAGCATTTAATAAGAAGGACTACAGAGGCGCGTTGGCCTACTACAAGAAGGCATTAAGAACCAACCCTAACTGCCCTGCATCAGTTCGTCTTGGGATGGGTCATTGCTTTCTTAAATTGAATAAACCAGAAAAAGCCAG GCATGCATTTGATCGAGCCTTAGACTTGGACCCACAGTGTGTCGGGGCTTTGGTTGGCTGCTCGATAATGGAGCTGAATAATAAGACTCAAGACTCTATAAAGAATGGTGTGCAGCTGCTCTCCAAAGCCTACACAATAGACTCTGCCAATCCTATGGTTCTCAACCATCTTGCTAACCACTTCTTCTATAAAAAG GACTACCAGAAGGTACAGCACTTGGCACTGCATGCATTTCACAACACAGAGAATGAGTCGATGAGAGCGGAGAGCTGCTATCAGCTGGCCCGGGCATTTCACGTACAAAATGACTACGACCAGGCCTTCCAATATTACTATCAGTCGACTCAGTTCGCTTCAGCCAATTTTGTTTTGCCCTACTATGGTCTCGGGCAGATGTATATTCATAGGAATGACACCAGCAAT GCATCGCAGTGCTTTGAGAAAGTTTTAAAAGCGCAGCCTACCAATTACGAGACAATGAAGATATTAGGATCTCTCTATGCTACTTTGCCCGAGCCGGAAAAACGAGACTTAGCCAAG CAACACCTCCGCAAGGTGACTGACCAGTACCCTGATGATGTGGAGGCTTGGATAGAACTCGCTCAGATTCTGGAGTCAAATGATGTGCAG GGAGCACTGACTGCATACGGCAAGGCAACAAGTATTCTAAGAGAGAAAGTTGAAGCTGATGTCCCTCCCGAAATTCTCAACAATGTCGCCGCGCTCCACTTCCGTCTTGGTAATCTCAGTGATGCACAG AAATACTACGAGGCTTCATTAGAGAGGTCCAAGAGGGAGAGCGAGCATGATGAACACTACTATAGTGCTATTTCTGTAACGACCACCTACAACCTCGCACGGCTCTATGAGGCTAGGAATGAGGATAACCGTGCTGAAAAACTGTACAAGAATATTCTCAAGGAGCACCCGAATTACGTGGACT GCTATCTCAGGCTTGGATGCATGGCACGAGACCGTGGACAGATTTATGAGGCTTCTGATTGGTTCAAAGAAGCCCTACAGATCAACCAAGACCACCCAGATGCATGGTCACTCATTGGCAACCTCCATCTTGCCAAGCAGGAATGGGGACCTGGTCAGAAGAAGTTTGAGCGAATCCTCTCTCGTCCGACCACCAAAGATGATCCATACTCATTGATTG CTCTTGGCAATGTTTGGCTCCAGACACTGCACGCAGGTATTAAGGATAAAGACAAAGAGAAGAGGCACCAAGACAGAGCACTCTCTATGTACAAGCAGGTGCTCAGAAATGACAACCGTAATATTTGGGCTGCTAATGGCATCG GCTGCATACTGGCCCACAAAAGTCTACTTAATGAAGGTAGAGATGTCTTTGCTCAGGTTCGAGAAGCGACTGCTGATTTCTCAGACGTCTGGTTGAACATTGCCCATATCTACGTGGAGCAGAAACAGTACATCGCTGCCGTGACCATG TACGAGAATTGCTTAAAGAAGTTCTACAAGTACGACAACACAGATGTACTGCTGTATCTGGCCAGGGCCTACTTCAAAAGTGATCGTCTAAAGGAGGCTAAACAGACCCTGCAGAAG GCTAGGCATGTGCTGCCGGGAGATACAATACTTCTGTACAACCTCTCAGTTGTCCTCCAACAGATGGCCACCTGTGTACTTACGGATGAAAAAAGCAACCTGACCGCTGTACTTGGTGCCGTGGATGACCTTAAACTCTCACATCG ATATTTTACTCACCTGAGCCAGCATGCAGACAGATCTCGGTTTGACCCTGCACAGGCAGCGGCTGAGGCGAGGCAGTGTTTCGACCTGCTCAGTCAGGCGCAGTACCATGTAGCTCGAGCAAGAAAGATCGATGAAGAGGAGAGAGCGCTTCGCAAGAAACAGGAAGGGGAAAGAGAGGCTATTAAACGCAAACAGCAGGAGCAAGAG ACGGAGAAGCTAAGAGTCCTGGAGGCACAAAAAGAAAAGCAGTTGGAGGAGAGAGCCAGATTCatagaaaaaactaaaaatttacttGTCTTCAGCAACCAACCAGACGAGGGTCCTTCCCGAAAGGGCAAG AAAAGCAAAAAGGATGACTTTGTCAATGATTCTAGTGGTCCAGAAAACGAACCAAAGAGAAAAAAGGGTGATGACAGCAGTCAAAGGAAAAAGCGTAAAACAAAGAGAAAGGCCAA AACCGACCCAGACAATAAGGATACAGATGATGAGGAATCTACATCCAATCAGAAACGACGCAAACTCAAGAAAAAGGCACCGAAGGATATCGGAGAGGGTCTGTCTGCCAAGCAGAGGCGCAAAGTTGTTTCTAAGGCTACAATCAGTGATTCGGACAGCTCTGCCATAGATGGAGAAAAAGGCACAGGACAGAACACAGTCAG CAATGACAGTAGTGAGGAAGTGGTTGGCAGAAGAAAGAGAGTCGTCTCCTCCGGTTCGGAGTCTTCAGA ATCTGATGGTGCTAGCAAAGCCTCTGGGAAGGACTCAGGCAGTGAGTCTGGCAAAGGATCAACGAGTGCATCTGCCAAAGGGTCAGCAAATGAGAGCGACTCGGGAAGTGATTCTGAGGGTTCAAAGAAGGCTGGCAGTGGCTCGGAGGGTTCAAAGAAGGCTGGCAGTGACTCGGAGGGTTCAAAGAAGGCTAGCAGTGGCTCAGATTCGGGTCCAGGGGCACAAAGTGCTTCAGACCAAAGCGCTGCCAGCGACAGCGACTAA